GCCCTGTAGAGGTTGTCAAGGATTATCTGTCGCTTAACGCAACCCACGCCGACGGAACAGTAGAGAAGCTTGACTTCCCCACCACATCCAACGTGCTACAGTACTTCACCGCCGACGGTTCAAAGGTGTCAGTGCGCCCCTCAGGCACAGAACCAAAAATCAAGTTCTACATGGAGGTACGCGTGCCTATGGCCAATGTCGAGGACTACAATGCATGCTCCAAATCTGCCAAGGCTAAAGTCGAGGCTCTTAAGAAAGATCTCGGAATCTAATTTGACATCATGAAGTGAAGAGGCTGTGTCATACCCGCGATGGCACACCCTCCTCACTTTCTGCTTTTTCCACCCTTCCACTCCATTAAGATCATGAGACTCGTTATCCAGCGAGTGAGCCGAGCATCGGTCACCATAGGCACAGAGCTCCGCAGCAGTATAGGCGCGGGGCTCATGGTGCTCGTAGGGGTAGCCGAAGGTGACAATCCCGATGATGCCAGATGGCTCGCAGCAAAGACTGTGGCAATGAGGATTTTCCCTGACGACAAAGGGGTGATGAACCGCTCCGTAATTGACTGCGGCGGCGACATACTTGCCGTGAGCCAATTCACGCTCAACGCATCCACACGCAAGGGGAACCGTCCCAGCTACATACATGCGGCAGGTCACGACCTCGCCGTACCGCTCTACGAACTTTACTGCTCGGAATGCTCACGCCTTACAGGAAAAGAAACTGCAACAGGAGTATTCGGAGCCGACATGCAGGTCGAACTCATCAACGACGGACCGGTGACCATTATAATAGACTCAAAACTACGAGAATAGCACATGGCTTGCCCTACAACAGAGACTCACATATCCCCAACTCTCTCAGAGATACAGGAAATAGTGGACCAATGGATCCGCTCAACCGGCGGAGGGTATTTCTCACCGCTCACAAATGCCGTCATACTCGCAGAGGAGACCGGAGAAGTGGCGCGCGTAATGGCCCGGAAATATGGCGACCAAAAAGCAAAGCCGGGAGACAAGAGCAATCTTGCCGACGAGCTTGCCGATCTGCTTTGGGTGCTCACGGCAATAGCCAATCAGACAGGCATCAGCCTCACAGAAGCCTTTGCCGCCAATATCGCCAAAAAGAATACCAGGGACAGCCAACGATTCAAGGGTACAGAGCGTTTAACAATTGAAAAATAATTGAATTATGGATAAATATAATCAGGCTATAGCTGAATCACAGGTAATCACCGACGACACTCTTGTCGCCGCTAAAGTCAACGAGATCCTTGAGAAACATCTTGAGGAGAACCGCAAGCCGGAAGTGCTGCGCCACCTCTTCAACACCATCGATCTCACCACGCTGAAATCAACTGACTCGCAGCAGTCCGTAGCCGACTTTACCGAGAGAGTGAACGCCTTTGAAGAGGAGCACGGAGATCTCCCCAATGTCGCCGCGATATGCGTATACCCCAACTTTGTGCCCATTGTTCGCACTGTGCTGGACGTCAGTTCGGTCGATATTGCAGCCGTAGCAGGATGCTTCCCCTCAGCTCAAAGCTTCATAGAGGTGAAAGTTGCAGAAATCGCACTCGCTGTCGAGGCAGGAGCCGACGAAATAGATATCGTATTCCCCATGGGAGATTACTACGACAAGGACTACGAGGAGGTCGCTGACCAGATATCAGAAATGAAACATGCTTGCCGCGAATCTCTTCTAAAAGTCATCCTTGAGACAGGAGCATTGAAAAACGCTCTCGACATACGCAACGCATCAGTGCTGAGCCTATACTCCGGAGCTGACTTCCTAAAGACATCCACAGGCAAGGAATATCCAGGAGCATCACTCGAAGCCGCCTACGTAATGTGCCAGTGTATTAAGGAATACTATGCAAAGACACAGCGTATGGTAGGCTTCAAGGTTGCCGGAGGCGTATCCACAACCGATGATGCCCTCAAATACTACACCATAGTCAAGGAAGTGCTCGGAGAGAAGTGGGCCGACACCAACGAATATTTCCGTATCGGAGCATCACGCCTTGCCAACAATCTCCTGACCGATATCCTCGGAAAAGAGACTAAATTCTTTTAATTAAATGAAATACTGGATCATCATCAATGACACCCGTCTGGGTCCGATGGATCTGGAGCAACTCATCGCCACACCGGGATTCGGTCCTGAATCCCCGGTGTGGAGGGAGGGGCTTCCCGATTGGGTATCGGCACGCAATCTGCCGGAACTTGCAGACAGGTTCACGCAGCCGGTGCAGCATGCCTACAATCAGTTCAGACAACAGCAACAATACTGGCAACAGCCCACATACGCTCCGGGGATGCCTCAACCGGCACCACAGGAACCTATGCCGTCCACTTATCTGGCATGGGCCATCCTCTCCACCATATGCTGCTGCATCCCGACTGGCGTCATAGCCATAATATACGCCTCCCGGGTAAGCCCGCTATACATACGAGGCGACATATATGGGTCGCGCAGAGCTTCCGAAAAGGCAGCACTGTGGACGATAATATCTTTCGTTGCAGGATTGATATGGACCCCATTCTCCATTATATGGTCGCTCCTGACAATGTGAGAAACCGCATACTCTTAGTCCTTGCCATAACGGCGGCACTTGCAGCAGGCACCGCCTATTATCTCATAGAGCCAAGCTCAGGCTTATATCCCCGGTGCATGTTCCACCAACTCACCGGACTTTACTGTCCGGGGTGCGGATCACAGCGTGCCATACATGCCATGCTCCACGGAAACTGGTCTCAGGCATGGAGCTACAACGCTATCCTTCCTTTTGAGATAGTGTTCGTAGCCATAATCGCTGTGGCATGGCGACTCCGCGACAGATATCCGCGACTGCACGGAATCCTGAACTCAAGGATTGTGATAATATCATTTCTCATCACCATAATAGGCTGGACCATCATACGCAATATACAATTCTAAAGGATTATATGAACTCTCTTACCAGGCGAAAACTCTCTCTGCGCGCACTGCTGTTTGTTGCGGCAGTGACACTTATAGTATATTTTCTTCCCCGGACCGACAAGAACCATTTCATCTATGAGGTGAACCGTCCATGGAGCTACGCACTGCTCACAGCCCCATTCGACATACCGGTGCATCTCGACTCGGCGAGCGTGGCTCTGCTAAAGGACAGCATAGACACTAATTTCGAACCGGTATACGTACGTGACCTTGCTGCCGAAAAAACCCTCATCTCCGACTACACTCTGCGCCTGAACTCTACACAGGGACTGAACATTACCCCTGCACAGAGGAATCAGATAATCAAAGCCATACGCGACATCTACGACAACGGCATCGTGGACCGCGACACATATCAACGTATCTCGGGAGGCAACCTACCGGCTGTAAGATTCGTCCACGACAATGTGGCGATCTCCATGCCCACTCACAACTATCTGTCAGCCTTCCGGGCATACGAACATCTCGACAGCACCCTGCGCGACCGGGACGTGAGGGTGGCCCTCACAGCTACACGCCTGTCCGATATGCTGCAACCCAACATATATCTCGACACCGTGACCACCAAACGTCTGCTTGAGGAGGCATATCAGAAGGCAATGGCACCGGTGGGTGTTATACAGCAGGGTGAACGCATCATCGACAAGGGGGATATCGTAAATATCCGCCTCGCTACAATCCTTGACACCTATGAGGAGATGATCGAGGACCGTGGAGACGGAAAGATCTCACAGAACCACTACCCCATGGCGGGGCAGATACTCTACATGGTGATAATATTCTGTGCCATATACGCCTATCTCTACTTCTTCCGTCCCGACTATTTCGATGACGACCGCACAGTGGTGTTCCTCATATCGCTCATCACCATCTTCACCCTCTTCTCGTTTGCAATGCAGGCAACATTCAGGTCGGGACTATACATATCGCCATTCACCATAGTCCCCATACTTGTGCTGGTGTTCCTTGACTCCCGCACAGCCTACTTCACACACCTTATTGTGGTACTTGCCTGCGTCATCATCTCGGCATATCCACTTGAGTTCGTGTTCCTACAGTTCATAGCCGGCATAGTTGCCATAGACTCGCTCAAGGACCTGTCACGCCGCAGCCAGCTGATACGCACGGCAGCATTCATATTCGTGGCATATTCCCTATGCTATATCTCCATAGAAGTCATGCAGACAGGCTCATTCTCAAAGCTCCAGGGACGCACATTCGGCTGCTTCGGGATAAATGCCATACTCATATCATTCAGCTATGTGCTTATGTTCCTGGCTGAGAGAGTTTTCGGATTCACATCACGCGTGACGCTCGTAGAGCTTGCCGACACCAACAACCCTCTGCTCCGCGAACTGTCCGAAGAATGCCCCGGCACCTTCAATCACTCAATGTCCGTGAGCAACCTCGCATCGGCCGCCGCTCAAGCCATAGGGGCAAACGTACAGATGGTACGTACAGGCGCACTGTACCACGACATAGGCAAGATCAAGAATCCGGCATTCTTCACCGAGAACCAGCACGGCATAAACCCTCACGACGCCCTTGACCCCATACAGAGTGCAAGAGTGGTGACCGGACATGTGCGCGACGGACTAATGATGGCTGAGAAGGCAAAACTTCCTGACAAGATACGCGATTTCATAGTGGAACATCACGGCGCAGGAAAAGCCAAATACTTCTACAACACATACTGCAACACACACGAAGGGGAAAATGTAGATGCCGCCCCCTTCACTTATCCAGGACCAAACCCTCAGAGCCGCGAGACATCCCTGCTGATGATGGCCGATGCCGTGGAAGCAGCATCCCGGTCAATGAGGGAGCATACCCCTGAAGCGATATCCGCATTGGTCAACAAGATCATAGACAGCCAGATCGCAGATGGGCTTCACAATGAATCGCCACTATCATTCCGCGACGTGCAGGCTGTCAAGGAGTCCTTCATACAGCGGCTGCGCACAATGTATCATTCCAGAATCTCATATCCGGAACTTAAAAAGAATATGGAGCAGCAGAAGTCGGAATAACATCACACCTCCGCGCTCCATTATGTCCTTGAAACAATTACTTTTGCCAACTTATCACATCATGTAACCGCATTTTTCAAATAGCAATATTATTTTGCAAATTAATAGCAAAATGTTTTGCGGATTCGCAAGTATTTAATAAATTTGCAGAAATGATTAATATTTGAAATTACAGCTTAACATTGATGATTGGATATTAAATCTTATCCACACACTCTTTTTAAAACTCCTGCAAGCCGAGCGGCCCCGCGGGAGTTTTTTCATAAATACACGATGGTTAATGCTGAATAAACCGGGCTGAAATGCCCGACAATCATTGCCTGACTGACCTGACATCAAGACCTGACGGCGACTGATAGATACGAAGACCGAACCTCTGCACAGAAGCTATCACATGGTCCATAATCTCAGCCTGGAAGTGCTCATACGGCTTCCACGATGTCAGAGAGGTGAACAGATAGAGATCAAGAGGTATCCCATGAGGTGTAGGCTGCAACTCACGCACCATATACAGCATATCATCACCGGTCTTTAGCTGTGGGAGCTGCGAGATGTAGTGCTCCAGATAACGTCGATAAAGCGTAAGATTGACATACGGACCTCCGGCATCAAGACCATACCCCCAGGGCTCTTTGCGGAATTCCTCAATCTGTTCAGGCGTACAGAATGTCACTGAGTTGACATCGATTGTG
The sequence above is drawn from the Duncaniella freteri genome and encodes:
- the dtd gene encoding D-aminoacyl-tRNA deacylase; the protein is MRLVIQRVSRASVTIGTELRSSIGAGLMVLVGVAEGDNPDDARWLAAKTVAMRIFPDDKGVMNRSVIDCGGDILAVSQFTLNASTRKGNRPSYIHAAGHDLAVPLYELYCSECSRLTGKETATGVFGADMQVELINDGPVTIIIDSKLRE
- a CDS encoding nucleotide pyrophosphohydrolase encodes the protein MACPTTETHISPTLSEIQEIVDQWIRSTGGGYFSPLTNAVILAEETGEVARVMARKYGDQKAKPGDKSNLADELADLLWVLTAIANQTGISLTEAFAANIAKKNTRDSQRFKGTERLTIEK
- the deoC gene encoding deoxyribose-phosphate aldolase → MDKYNQAIAESQVITDDTLVAAKVNEILEKHLEENRKPEVLRHLFNTIDLTTLKSTDSQQSVADFTERVNAFEEEHGDLPNVAAICVYPNFVPIVRTVLDVSSVDIAAVAGCFPSAQSFIEVKVAEIALAVEAGADEIDIVFPMGDYYDKDYEEVADQISEMKHACRESLLKVILETGALKNALDIRNASVLSLYSGADFLKTSTGKEYPGASLEAAYVMCQCIKEYYAKTQRMVGFKVAGGVSTTDDALKYYTIVKEVLGEKWADTNEYFRIGASRLANNLLTDILGKETKFF
- a CDS encoding CD225/dispanin family protein; its protein translation is MKYWIIINDTRLGPMDLEQLIATPGFGPESPVWREGLPDWVSARNLPELADRFTQPVQHAYNQFRQQQQYWQQPTYAPGMPQPAPQEPMPSTYLAWAILSTICCCIPTGVIAIIYASRVSPLYIRGDIYGSRRASEKAALWTIISFVAGLIWTPFSIIWSLLTM
- a CDS encoding DUF2752 domain-containing protein; the encoded protein is MDPILHYMVAPDNVRNRILLVLAITAALAAGTAYYLIEPSSGLYPRCMFHQLTGLYCPGCGSQRAIHAMLHGNWSQAWSYNAILPFEIVFVAIIAVAWRLRDRYPRLHGILNSRIVIISFLITIIGWTIIRNIQF
- a CDS encoding HD family phosphohydrolase, yielding MNSLTRRKLSLRALLFVAAVTLIVYFLPRTDKNHFIYEVNRPWSYALLTAPFDIPVHLDSASVALLKDSIDTNFEPVYVRDLAAEKTLISDYTLRLNSTQGLNITPAQRNQIIKAIRDIYDNGIVDRDTYQRISGGNLPAVRFVHDNVAISMPTHNYLSAFRAYEHLDSTLRDRDVRVALTATRLSDMLQPNIYLDTVTTKRLLEEAYQKAMAPVGVIQQGERIIDKGDIVNIRLATILDTYEEMIEDRGDGKISQNHYPMAGQILYMVIIFCAIYAYLYFFRPDYFDDDRTVVFLISLITIFTLFSFAMQATFRSGLYISPFTIVPILVLVFLDSRTAYFTHLIVVLACVIISAYPLEFVFLQFIAGIVAIDSLKDLSRRSQLIRTAAFIFVAYSLCYISIEVMQTGSFSKLQGRTFGCFGINAILISFSYVLMFLAERVFGFTSRVTLVELADTNNPLLRELSEECPGTFNHSMSVSNLASAAAQAIGANVQMVRTGALYHDIGKIKNPAFFTENQHGINPHDALDPIQSARVVTGHVRDGLMMAEKAKLPDKIRDFIVEHHGAGKAKYFYNTYCNTHEGENVDAAPFTYPGPNPQSRETSLLMMADAVEAASRSMREHTPEAISALVNKIIDSQIADGLHNESPLSFRDVQAVKESFIQRLRTMYHSRISYPELKKNMEQQKSE